Proteins encoded within one genomic window of Triticum aestivum cultivar Chinese Spring chromosome 2D, IWGSC CS RefSeq v2.1, whole genome shotgun sequence:
- the LOC123053185 gene encoding cytochrome b-c1 complex subunit Rieske, mitochondrial isoform X1, with product MLRVAGRRLSSSLSWRPVATVGARGPLAGAGGPGRDDDDGSAYQRRFAIESPFFTAARGFSSAETLVPRNQDAGLAELPATVAALKNPNSKILYDQYNHERYPPGDPSKRAFAYFVLSGGRFVYASLLRLLVLKFVLSMSASKDVLALASLEVDLSSIEPGSTVTVKWRGKPVFIRRRTDDDIKLANSVDVASLRHPEQDAERVKNPEWLVVIGVCTHLGCIPLPNSGDFGGWFCPCHGSHYDISGRIRKGPAPYNLEVPTYSFLEDNKMLIG from the exons ATGCTGAGGGTTGCGGGGAGGAGGCTCTCGTCTTCGCTCTCCTGGCGCCCCGTGGCGACCGTCGGAGCCAGGGGCCCGCTCGCTGGCGCCGGCGGCCCTGGGAGAGACGACGACGACGGTTCGGCCTACCAGCGGCGGTTCGCCATCGAGTCCCCCTTCTTCACCGCCGCGAGAG GCTTTTCTTCAGCTGAAACACTTGTTCCACGGAACCAAGATGCTGGGTTGGCTGAACTCCCAGCCACTGTTGCTGCACTGAAGAACCCCAACTCAAAAATCCTTTATGACCAGTACAACCATGAAAGATATCCTCCTGGAGATCCCAGCAAGCGTGCCTTTGCCTACTTTGTTCTGAGTGGTGGGAGATTCGTATATGCATCACTGCTGCGTCTCCTTGTCTTGAAGTTTGTCTTGAGCATGTCAGCAAGTAAGGATGTGCTTGCACTTGCTTCCCTTGAGGTTGATCTATCCAGCATTGAACCCGGTAGCACAGTGACTGTCAAGTGGCGTGGAAAGCCAGTCTTCATCAGGCGACGGACAGACGATGACATCAAGCTGGCCAACAGCGTGGATGTTGCATCCCTGCGCCACCCAGAGCAAGACGCTGAGCGTGTGAAGAACCCAGAGTGGCTGGTGGTTATTGGTGTCTGCACTCATCTTGGTTGCATTCCCCTTCCCAACTCTGGAGACTTTGGTGGCTGGTTCTGCCCGTGCCATGGCTCCCACTATGACATCTCTGGCAGAATCCGCAAGGGCCCTGCCCCGTACAACCTTGAGGTGCCCACCTACAGTTTCTTGGAAGATAACAAGATGCTCATAGGCTAA
- the LOC123053185 gene encoding cytochrome b-c1 complex subunit Rieske, mitochondrial isoform X2 has translation MLRVAGRRLSSSLSWRPVATVGARGPLAGAGGPGRDDDDGSAYQRRFAIESPFFTAARAETLVPRNQDAGLAELPATVAALKNPNSKILYDQYNHERYPPGDPSKRAFAYFVLSGGRFVYASLLRLLVLKFVLSMSASKDVLALASLEVDLSSIEPGSTVTVKWRGKPVFIRRRTDDDIKLANSVDVASLRHPEQDAERVKNPEWLVVIGVCTHLGCIPLPNSGDFGGWFCPCHGSHYDISGRIRKGPAPYNLEVPTYSFLEDNKMLIG, from the exons ATGCTGAGGGTTGCGGGGAGGAGGCTCTCGTCTTCGCTCTCCTGGCGCCCCGTGGCGACCGTCGGAGCCAGGGGCCCGCTCGCTGGCGCCGGCGGCCCTGGGAGAGACGACGACGACGGTTCGGCCTACCAGCGGCGGTTCGCCATCGAGTCCCCCTTCTTCACCGCCGCGAGAG CTGAAACACTTGTTCCACGGAACCAAGATGCTGGGTTGGCTGAACTCCCAGCCACTGTTGCTGCACTGAAGAACCCCAACTCAAAAATCCTTTATGACCAGTACAACCATGAAAGATATCCTCCTGGAGATCCCAGCAAGCGTGCCTTTGCCTACTTTGTTCTGAGTGGTGGGAGATTCGTATATGCATCACTGCTGCGTCTCCTTGTCTTGAAGTTTGTCTTGAGCATGTCAGCAAGTAAGGATGTGCTTGCACTTGCTTCCCTTGAGGTTGATCTATCCAGCATTGAACCCGGTAGCACAGTGACTGTCAAGTGGCGTGGAAAGCCAGTCTTCATCAGGCGACGGACAGACGATGACATCAAGCTGGCCAACAGCGTGGATGTTGCATCCCTGCGCCACCCAGAGCAAGACGCTGAGCGTGTGAAGAACCCAGAGTGGCTGGTGGTTATTGGTGTCTGCACTCATCTTGGTTGCATTCCCCTTCCCAACTCTGGAGACTTTGGTGGCTGGTTCTGCCCGTGCCATGGCTCCCACTATGACATCTCTGGCAGAATCCGCAAGGGCCCTGCCCCGTACAACCTTGAGGTGCCCACCTACAGTTTCTTGGAAGATAACAAGATGCTCATAGGCTAA